The following coding sequences are from one Ornithodoros turicata isolate Travis chromosome 1, ASM3712646v1, whole genome shotgun sequence window:
- the LOC135385872 gene encoding uncharacterized protein LOC135385872 — MWDPELEMMRALALYFAFDDDDKQPPRKRRVWVKPWLSRRKAQGCYEKLMRELTLEDAESYRSWIRMDTNTFEELLSLVRPHISKQDTNFRPAICAGERLAITLRHLATGETHKSLEFQFRVAHNTISLMVHEVCKAIFQVLCDRYLKVSQGQEEWCNVASQFYELWQYPNCIGALDGKHLVIAPPPRRNGRMNDSSVWGQSKIRSAIESGQLGIPGPKTLPASTSSTPFFIVGDERFGLKPYLMRPYGAKDLNDEKRIFNYRYTIGEESDE; from the exons ATGTGGGATCCGGAACTGGAGATGATGAGAGCTCTCGCGCTATACTTTGCGTTCGATGATGACGACAAACAACCGCCGCGTAAGAGAAGAGTTTGGGTTAAGCCGTGGCTCTCAAGGCGAAAGGCACAAGGGTGCTATGAAAAACTAATGCGAGAGTTGACCCTCGAGGACGCGGAATCTTATCGGAGCTGGATCCGCATGGATACCAACACGTTCGAGGAGCTACTCTCCCTGGTCCGTCCTCACATATCAAAACAGGACACTAACTTCCGACCGGCAATTTGTGCAGGGGAGCGTCTTGCGATCACCCTCAGGCACTTAGCAACAG GTGAAACACACAAATCCCTGGAATTCCAATTCAGAGTTGCCCACAATACTATATCTTTGATGGTGCATGAGGTATGCAAGGCAATCTTCCAAGTGCTGTGTGACAGATACTTGAAG GTGTCGCAAGGGCAGGAAGAGTGGTGCAATGTGGCCAGTCAGTTCTATGAGCTCTGGCAGTACCCTAACTGTATTGGTGCTCTCGATGGCAAGCATCTTGTCATTGCTCCTCCTCCAC GTAGAAATGGTCGTATGAACGACAGCAGTGTTTGGGGCCAGTCAAAAATACGATCAGCCATTGAGAGTGGACAGCTAGGTATACCAGGCCCAAAGACGTTGCCTGCATCTACGAGTAGCACACCTTTCTTCATTGTTGGAGATGAACGTTTCGGTCTAAAACCCTACCTGATGAGGCCGTACGGTGCAAAGGACCTGAATGATGAAAAAAGGATTTTCAACTATAGGTACACAATAGGAGAAGAAAGTGATGAGTAG